The Drechmeria coniospora strain ARSEF 6962 chromosome 02, whole genome shotgun sequence genome has a segment encoding these proteins:
- a CDS encoding glutaminyl-tRNA synthetase has translation MPDPVADVTEATVKLVLDEGTGEMVTRNELKKRLQKRARKAAQADARAKQAENPQPKGVASTPKAKREEVVELDPQAMFKQGFLADVFRDRPVKPVVTRFPPEPNGYLHLGHAKAIAIDFGFAKYHGGRTILRFDDTNPDEEEEIYFEWIVKIIKWLGFTPDEITHSSDNFQKLYELAIELVKKEKAYVCHCGEEEIKLQRGGKDGKEGPRFRCQHADQDVATNLAKFKDMHDGKYEPRSAFLRMKQDITSGNPQMWDLAAYRIPKQQKSHVRAPEWKMFPTYDFTHCLCDSFEGITHSLCTTEFILSRESYDWLNRTLGVYEPMQREFGRLNVSGTIMSKRALKKLVEGKIVAGWDDPRLHTLIAIKRRGVPPGALLSFINELGVTTARTIISIARFEQSVRRYLEHTVPRIMLILDPVPVTIEDHVEEMEVDTPYSTKDAKFGSHKVKFTKTVYIDRSDFREEDSKGYFRLAPGKAVGLFQTPYPIKATSFTKDETTGLVTGVSAVFDKEAKPKTYITWVPEGSAKVEARIYNQLFKSDDPSAVEGGFLNDVNPNSLVVHKDALIEAGFSEIQARAPWPATAGEASGTSGPESVRFQAMRVGYFAVDSDSTADKIVLNRIVSLKEDSGKK, from the exons ATGCCGGATCCAGTTGCTGACGTGACGGAAGCTACCGTCAAGCTCGTGCTGGACGAAGGCACAGGCGAAATGGTGACGCGGAACGAGCTGAAGAAACGACTGCAGAAGCGGGCGCGGAAAGCGGCACAGGCCGACGCTCGCGCGAAGCAAGCCGAGAATCCCCAGCCGAAGGGGGttgcgtcgacgccgaaaGCGAAGCGGGAagaggtcgtcgagctcgaccccCAAGCCATGTTCAAGCAaggcttcctcgccgacgtcttcAGGGACCGTCCCGTCAAGCCGGTCGTCACCCGCTTTCCACCGGAGCCGAACGGCTATCTGCACCTCGGGCACGCCAAGGCGATCGCCATCGACTTTGGCTTCGCGAAATACCACGGCGGCAGGACG ATCTTGAG ATTCGACGACACGAACCcggacgaggaagaagagaTCTACTTCGAATGGATCGTCAAGATCATCAAATGGCTCGGCTTCACACCCGATGAAATCACCCACTCGAGCGACAACTTCCAAAAGCTCTACGAGCTCGCCATAGAGCTCGtcaagaaggagaaggcCTACGTGTGCCActgcggcgaggaggagatcAAGCTGCAgcgcggcggcaaggacggcaaggaaGGACCGAGGTTCCGCTGCCAGCATGCCGACCAGGACGTTGCCACCAACTTGGCCAAGTTCAAGGACATGCACGACGGCAAGTACGAGCCCCGATCCGCCTTCCTGCGCATGAAGCAAGACATCACCAGCGGAAATCCTCAGATGTGGGACCTCGCCGCCTACAGGATACCGAAGCAGCAGAAGAGTCATGTGCGGGCGCCCGAGTGGAAGATGTTTCCCACCTACGACTTCACCCACTGCTTGTGCGACAGCTTCGAGGGAATCACTCACAGTCTCTGCACGACCGAATTCATCCTGTCGAGGGAGAGTTACGACTGGCTCAACAGGACACTCGGCGTGTACGAGCCGATGCAGCGAGAATTCG GCCGGCTGAACGTCAGCGGCACCATCATGAGCAAGCGGGCGCtcaagaagctcgtcgaggggaAGATTGTCGCAGGCTGGGACGACCCTCGGCTGCATAccctcatcgccatcaaGCGAAGAGGCGTACCGCCCGGcgccctcctctccttcaTCAACGAACTTggcgtgacgacggcgcggacCATCATCTCCATCGCCCGCTTCGAGCAGTCTGTCCGCCGATACCTCGAGCACACGGTCCCCCGCATCATGCTCATCCTGGACCCGGTTCCCGTCACCATCGAGGATCACgtggaggagatggaggtcGACACGCCCTACTCGACAAAGGACGCCAAGTTCGGCTCCCACAAGGTCAAGTTCACCAAGACGGTCTACATCGACCGCTCCGACTTCCGCGAGGAGGACAGCAAAGGATACTTCCGACTCGCGCCCGGCAAGGCCGTCGGACTCTTCCAAACGCCGTATCCCATCAAGGCTACGAGCTTCACCAAGGACGAAACGACGGGCCTCGTCACTGGCGTCAGTGCCGTCTTCGACAAGGAGGCCAAGCCCAAGACGTATATTACCTGGGTGCCGGAGGGTTCGGCCAAGGTGGAGGCTCGAATCTACAACCAGCTGTTCAAGTCGGACGATCCTTCGGCCGTCGAAGGCGGCTTCCTGAACGACGTCAACCCAAACAGCTTGGTCGTCCACAAAGACGCCTTGATCGAGGCCGGATTCTCTGAGATCCAGGCTAGGGCACCCTggccggccacggccggcgaAGCGAGCGGGACGAGCGGACCAGAAAGCGTGCGCTTCCAGGCGATGCGCGTTGGCTATTTC GCCGTCGATTCCGATTCCACCGCCGACAAGATTGTCCTCAATCGCATCGTCTCTCTGAAGGAGGATTCGGGCAAGAAATAA
- a CDS encoding Glutamine synthetase has translation MATREVLSSRTETVNKYMKLDQKGNLMAEYVWVDAVGETRSKSRTLPVKEYTPADLPIWNFDGSSTDQAPGDNSDVYLRPAAVYPDPFRGAPNIIVLAECWNADGTPNKFNYRHECAKVMEAYADRVPWFGLEQEYTLLDHDDRPYGWPTGGFPAPQGPYYCGVGSGKVVMRDVVESHYKACLYAGVQISGTNAEVMPGQWEFQVGPCEGIKMGDELWIARFFLARVAEDFGVKVSWHPKPIPGDWNGAGLHSNFSTKEMRAEGGMKHIEDAIKKLEPHHIECIKEYGEDNELRLTGRHETGSIEQFTYGVANRGTSIRIPRETATKGYGYFEDRRPASNADPYRVTKVLMTSIFGKLR, from the exons ATG GCTACCCGCGAGGTTCTCTCATCGAGGACGGAAACC GTCAACAAATACATGAAGCTCGACCAAAAGGGAAACCTCATGGCCGAGTACGTCTGGGTCGACGCCGTTGGCGAGACGCGATCCAAGTCCAGA ACTCTTCCCGTCAAGGAGTACACACCTGCGGATCTTCCCATCTGGAACTTTGACGGCTCCTCCACCGACCAGGCCCCGGGCGACAACTCGGACGTCTACCTGCGACCCGCGGCCGTCTACCCGGATCCCTTCCGTGGCGCGCCCAAcatcatcgtcctcgccgagtgctggaacgccgacggcacgccgAACAAGTTCAACTACCGACATGAGTGCGCCAAGGTGATGGAGGCCTACGCCGACCGCGTTCCCTGGTTTGGCCTGGAGCAGGAGTACACCCTTCTCGACCACGACGACCGGCCTTACGGATGGCCTACCGGCGGTTTCCCTGCCCC TCAGGGTCCTTACTACTGCGGTGTTGGCAGCGGCAAGGTCGTCATGCgtgacgtcgtcgagtcACATTACAAGGCCTGTCTGT ACGCTGGCGTCCAGATCTCCGGCACCAATGCGGAAGTCATGCC TGGCCAGTGGGAGTTCCAGGTTGGTCCGTGCGAGGGCATCAAGA TGGGTGACGAGCTTTGGATCGCCCGATTCTTCCTCGCGCGCGTTGCCGAAGATTTCGGTGTCAAGGTCTCGTGGCATCCCAAGCCCATCCCCGGAGACTGGAACGGCGCCGGTCTGCATTCCAACTTCTCGACCAAGGAGATGcgtgccgagggcggcatGAAGCACATCGAGGATGCCATCAAGAAGCTGGAACCTCACCACATCGAGTGCATCAAGGAGTACGGCGAGGATAACGAGCTCCGTCTCACCGGCCGCCACGAGACCGGCTCCATCGAGCAGTTCACATACGGCGTCGCCAACCGTGGCACGTCGATCCGCATTCCCCGGGAAACGGCGACGAAGGGGTACGGATACTTTGAGGATCGTCGCCCCGCGTCCAACGCCGATCCGTATCGCGTTACCAAGGTCCTGATGACGTCCATCTTTGGCAAGCTACGATGA
- a CDS encoding L-fucose permease: MASSVNDPDRYVPNRGPAVFAVTTATLILASVFVGARFICRCFIVRRITWDDRIMLLAWLIAFFLSFTILLGVVNGLGKYDQDIPDDDWVTLRRCEYIFSILYNPALMATKTSILIFYLRLAKNTQLVLRYASWATLVVVNVAGLVLTFMNIFQCNPIQAAWAAYHYETPSCIPLLTEFICSSPVNVVTDLAILALPIPVLTGMRLPLRQKTILILTFTLGIFVTIVDVVRIYYLQSAITDVPTGGTSTNPNATFGGQADFAWNASISLMWSAVEVNVGMTCACVPTLKPLILKLMPAMLFDQHGPKPADESETHSSQQQQQQHRDAPATALPAVACPQQAHLANDPEPPLSFGEFLAMPGTVSPGTNVSEDNNESAVSNNSNDSNDSHENDNNDDDDDDYDWLPEDPDPITQTRTNRTHSTACTVESGVYFGFVNMTKPKSMLRANASESFKYCTIVSILFLLWGMSYGLLNMLNNAVAFVNNMSPAQALGLTTAYFGGGYFFGPLLVGEWILRRDEHNRTKRHEKNEAEHVGGFKVTFIVGLCIYGIGTIIFWPSAVTNSYGGFMLSNFVVGFGLSVLEVGANAFMVLCGPPAFGETRLLLAQGIQGIGSVVSGLLAQKVFFKGIADSITDGDTADSMTLINVQWAYLGITLLCVALALFFFYMPLPEVSDSELDALAKRLPIEPKKRSIGGLQLRTVSLILAVFSQYIYVASQESNGIYFGPLLVSITRSDDGSGHDGLGGSDSLELDRPPGIAIAISDYMLVGHTALTLSRFLVGYLTYLSVRYPHRLPQPRTYLTISVGLCLVISIVPVVLHTTDPNIMVIPLLLFFFAEGPIWPLIFAIGLRGQGLRTKRAAAFITMGGAGAGFFPFIMYGIIKNGGSVQMAFILIIALQAAMAVYPLFLELSGDARRLVDPCRNVRVPRRLEERPVDEQVAEWRRRNEAREKRSLRHKVTRSLGARFSGMRKPSIPQGESEHFESVSSSP, from the exons ATGGCATCCTCCGTCAACGACCCCGATCGCTATGTCCCAAATCGCGGGCCCGCCGTCTTTgccgtgacgacggcgactcTCATCCTCGCCTCCGTTTTCGTCGGCGCCCGCTTCATCTGCCGCTGCTTCATAGTGCGCAGGATCACCTGGGACGACAGGATCATGCTTCTCGCATGGCTCAtcgccttcttcctctccttcaccatcctcctcggcgttGTCAACGGCCTCGGGAAATATGACCAAGACATCCCCGACGATGACTGGGTCACCCTGCGCCGTTGCGAGTACATCTTCTCCATCCTCTAC AACCCCGCCCTCATGGCGACCAAGACGAGCATCTTGATCTTCTACCTGCGCCTGGCCAAGAACACCCAGTTGGTCCTGCGCTACGCCTCGTGGgccaccctcgtcgtcgtcaacgtcgccggcctcgtcctcaccTTCATGAACATTTTCCAATGCAACCCCATCCAAGCAGCCTGGGCCGCCTACCACTACGAAACGCCATCCTGCATCCCGCTCCTCACCGAGTTCATCTGCTCCTCGCCCGTCAACGTCGTCACCGatctcgccatcctcgcgTTGCCGATACCCGTCCTCACCGGCATGCGTCTCCCCTTGCGCCAGAAGaccatcctcatcctcaccTTCACGCTCGGCATCTTCGTCACCATAGTCGACGTCGTACGCATCTACTACCTCCAGAGCGCCATCACCGACGTGCCCACCGGCGGCACCTCGACCAATCCCAACGCCACCTTCGGCGGCCAGGCCGACTTTGCCTGGAATGCCTCCATCTCGCTCATGTggagcgccgtcgaggtcaaCGTCGGCATGACCTGTGCCTGCGTTCCCACCCTCAAGCCCCTCATCCTCAAGCTCATGCCCGCGATGCTGTTCGACCAGCACGGCCCCAAACCCGCTGACGAGTCCGAGACTCATTcgtcgcagcagcagcagcagcagcatcgagacgcgccggcgacggcgcttcccgccgtcgcctgcccTCAGCAGGCCCACCTGGCCAACGACCCCGAGCCCCCCTTGAGCTTCGGTGAGTTTTTGGCCATGCCGGGCACTGTCTCGCCCGGCACAAACGTCAGCGAGGACAACAACGAGAGTGCCGtcagcaacaacagcaacgACAGCAACGACAGCCACGAGAACGACAAcaacgatgacgatgacgacgactaTGACTGGCTGCCAGAGGATCCCGATCCCATAACGCAGACGCGCACGAACAGGACCCATTCTACCGCCTGCACGGTCGAGAGCGGCGTCTACTTCGGCTTCGTCAACATGACGAAGCCCAAGAGCATGCTCAGGGCCAACGCGTCCGAGTCGTTCAAGTACTGCACCATCGTCTCCATCCTCTTCCTGCTCTGGGGCATGTCGTACGGCCTGCTCAACATGCTCAAcaacgccgtcgccttcgtcaACAACATGAGCCCCGCCCAGGCCCTCGGCTTGACGACCGCCTACTTTGGTGGCGGCTACTTTTTCGGGCccttgctcgtcggcgaatGGATCCTGCGTCGGGACGAGCACAACCGCACCAAGCGGCACGAGAAGAACGAGgccgagcacgtcggcggcttcAAGGTCaccttcatcgtcggcctttGCATATACGGCATAGGCACCATCATCTTctggccctcggccgtcaccaACTCGTACGGGGGCTTCATGCTCAGCAacttcgtcgtcggattcGGCCTTTCCGTCCTCGAAGTGGGCGCCAACGCCTTCATGGTCCTCTGCGGACCCCCCGCCTTCGGCGAGACGCGCCTCCTGCTGGCCCAGGGAATACAGGGCATCGGGAGCGTCGTCAGCGGTCTGCTGGCGCAAAAGGTCTTCTTCAAGGGAATCGCCGACTCCATCACGGACGGCGACACGGCCGACAGCATGACCCTCATCAACGTTCAGTGGGCCTACCTCGGCATCACCTTGCTctgcgtcgccctcgccctcttctTCTTTTACATGCCGCTGCCGGAGGTGAGCGATTCGGAGCTCGACGCCTTGGCGAAACGGCTTCCGATCGAGCCCAAGAAGAGGAGCATCGGCGGTCTGCAGCTGCGAACCGTGAGCTTGATACTGGCCGTCTTCTCCCAGTACATCTACGTGGCCTCGCAGGAGAGCAACGGCATCTACTTTGGCCCTCTACTCGTCTCCATCACCCGCTCCGACGACGGAagcggccacgacggcctcggcggctcAGACTCGCTCGAGCTGGACAGGCCGCCCGGGATAGCGATCGCCATATCGGACTAcatgctcgtcggccatACGGCCCTGACCCTCTCGCGATTTCTCGTCGGCTACCTTACCTATCTCTCGGTGCGTTATCCGCATCGGCTTCCGCAGCCGCGAACCTACCTCACCATCAGCGTCGGCCTGTGCCTTGTCATCTCCATCGTTCCCGTCGTCCTGCACACGACGGACCCGAACATCATGGTGATCCCGCTGTtgctcttcttcttcgccgaaGGCCCCATCTGGCCTTTGATCTTCGCCATCGGCctgcgaggccaaggccttAGGACGAAGAGGGCGGCCGCCTTCATCACCATGggtggcgccggcgccggcttcttTCCCTTCATCATGTACGGCATCATCAAGAATGGCGGCAGCGTGCAGATGGCCTTCATCTTGATCATCGCCTTGCaagccgccatggccgtctaCCCCCTGTTTCTCGAGTTGTCGGGAGACGCCAGGCGGCTCGTCGACCCCTGCCGCAACGTGCGTGTCCCAAGGAGGCTCGAGGAGAGGCCGGTGGACGAGCAGGTGGCCGAGTGGCGCCGACGCAACGAAGCGCGGGAAAAGAGGAGTCTGCGGCACAAAGTAACGAGGAGCCTGGGCGCTCGATTCAGCGGGATGCGAAAGCCATCAATACCGCAGGGTGAATCGGAACATTTCGAGAGCGTGTCGAGCTCTCCATGA
- a CDS encoding hypothetical protein (related to dihydroorotate dehydrogenase a), protein MMYSSPTPPTLSFHPPLLNTACPWATTRDDIEALLLCPSTGAVTTRTSLLDGFTHDEALHRHVFLDPALGGGPVQEDEPSEPEHQHEHEHEQQKQKQKLERRAVGSLNSLGYSPLTIDTYLAILHDLAASLPTTEAPSRKTIIISITDAEPAHIAICHERILAAAPELPFPLAVEINLSCPNLPSAPPPALSPSALRCFLDVLPPHPRLPLGLKLPPLTHPSQFAALVDDALLPYASRLSFVTATNTLGGCLVFEGAGDGGLLGGMGGAMLHPLALGNVATLRRMFDERPELSHLVIVGVGGVSDGDGYKRMRRAGASAVGLATGLGSRGVRVFEDIENDIGSSWGEIRCVESSSSIDPAIRN, encoded by the coding sequence ATGATGtattcctcgccgacgccgccgacgctctcCTTCCACCCACCACTCCTCAACACCGCCTGCCCCTGGGCGACGACACGCGACGATATCGAGGCCCTCTTGCTCTGCCCGTCGACCGGTGCCGTCACGACGCGGACGAGTCTGCTTGACGGCTTCACCCACGACGAGGCCCTTCACCGTCATGTCTTTCTTGACCCCGCCCTTGGCGGTGGTCCTGTACAGGAAGATGAACCGTCGGAGCCGGAGCATCAGCATGAGCATGAGCATGAGCAGCAGAAACAGAAGCAGAAGCTCGAACGACGGGCGGTAGGCAGCCTCAACTCCCTCGGCTACAGCCCCCTCACCATCGACACCTACCTCGCCATCCTGCACGACCTTGCGGCCTCACTTCCAACCACCGAGGCGCCCAGCCGCAAAACAATCATCATCAGCATTaccgacgccgagcccgCCCACATTGCCATCTGCCACGAGCGcatccttgccgccgcccccgAGCTCCCCTtccctctcgccgtcgagatcAATCTGTCGTGTCCCAATctgccatcggcgccgccaccggCCCTCTCCCCGTCCGCTCTCCGCTgcttcctcgacgtcctACCGCCGCACCCGAGACTCCCACTCGGCCTGAAGCTGCCGCCCCTGACGCACCCGTCCCAGtttgccgccctcgtcgacgatgcgctcCTTCCCTACGCCAGCCGCCTAAGCTTCGTCACCGCCACGAACACTCTCGGGGGCTGCCTCGTCTTTGAAggagccggcgatggcggcttGCTCGGTGGCATGGGGGGTGCCATGCTGCATCCACTTGCCCTCGGCAACGTTGCTACCCTGCGACGTATGTTCGACGAGAGGCCCGAGCTGAGCCACCTCGTCATTGTCGGCGTGGGCGGTGTCAGCGATGGCGATGGGTACAAACGGATGCGGAGGGCAGGCGCTagcgccgtcggcttggCCACGGGCCTCGGGAGCAGAGGCGTACGCGTTTTTGAAGACATTGAGAACGACATTGGATCCTCGTGGGGAGAGATTCGGTGTGTCGAAAGCTCGAGTTCGATTGATCCCGCAATACGGAATTGA
- a CDS encoding arrestin, translating into MSIRIALDNQPEFYTNLDHVAGRVILGLNRAEQVGNIVVKLEGESVTALQVPNPYELETGGHPPGPLPGPPGSVVGENHKVLYKVQQVFPDEYHASSSSPYGAFPLQPGEHEFPFRFKLPINNACSDPEAMSRIGGLGGLHGFASGAGLFGMGGVRVMDGSKQLFLKHVTRTLPPSLTGYPGEAEIKYYIKVTVQRPGFLKENWRFQVGFKFLPIEPPRPAQSGQEAFARRPFAFRPRTPPLPERKRSSFFGRKSDASIGSAADPSSSAPADSPHLPAAPSIEMAGRLPHPAVFTCNQPIPLRLIAKKLVDCHEQVRLISFQMDLIGITEVRSRTLLNKKINRWVVAAHSDLDIALSASPQDEVGNEFTVPDELWKSKPLPNTVAPSFSTCNLSRRYELELKLGLAWGKPKSSLLGKGSYSQGQTIFLPLHFSEITVFSGITPPPELVEAARNTQPGRATLQIPPRLPPRASSAPSSSSSQQNQGRPPLPPHPVNDPLYPPQLQPGQTVPPYDDAPPSYDEAMAENLSGPFDGTQPRPAYSGITNENAPSQMPAKS; encoded by the coding sequence ATGTCGATCCGCATCGCTCTCGACAACCAACCCGAGTTCTACACAAACCTCGATCAtgtcgccggccgcgtcaTTCTTGGCCTCAACCGCGCCGAGCAGGTCGGCAACATCGTCGTCAAGCTCGAAGGCGAGTCCGTCACCGCCTTGCAGGTCCCGAACCCGTACGAGCTCGAGACCGGCGGCCACCCGCCCGGTCCGCTGCCAGGCCCGCCCGgaagcgtcgtcggcgagaacCACAAAGTCCTCTACAAGGTGCAGCAAGTCTTCCCGGATGAGTATCATGCCAGCTCGAGCAGCCCCTACGGCGCCTTTCCGCTCCAACCCGGCGAGCACGAGTTCCCCTTCCGGTTCAAGCTGCCGATCAACAACGCCTGCAGCGACCCGGAAGCCATGTCCCgcatcggcggcctcggcggcctccaCGGCTTTGCCTCCGGAGCTGGCTTGTTCGGCATGGGCGGCGTCCGCGTCATGGACGGGAGCAAGCAGCTGTTCCTCAAGCACGTCACCCGCACCCTACCCCCGTCCCTGACCGGATACCCCGGCGAGGCGGAGATCAAGTACTACATCAAGGTCACCGTTCAGCGGCCTGGCTTCCTCAAGGAAAATTGGCGCTTCCAGGTCGGCTTCAAGTTCCTGCCCATCGAgcctcctcgacctgctcAGAGCGGCCAGGAGGCCTTTGCACGCCGACCTTTCGCCTTTCGGCCGcggacgccgccgttgccggaGAGGAAGCGCAGCTCCTTCTTCGGCAGGAAATCGGACGCGTCCATCGGCTCGGCTGCCgatccgtcctcgtccgcacCCGCCGACTCCCCCCACCTGCCGGCCGCCCCGTCCATCGAGATGGCCGGCCGGTTGCCGCATCCCGCCGTCTTCACCTGCAACCAGCCTATACCCCTCCGTCTCATCGccaagaagctcgtcgactGCCACGAGCAGGTCCGCCTCATTTCCTTTCAGATGGACCTCATTGGCATCACCGAGGTGCGCTCCCGGACCTTGCTCAACAAGAAAATCAACCGAtgggtcgtcgccgcccactCCGATCTTGACATCGCCCTCTCGGCATCTCCCCAGGACGAGGTTGGTAATGAATTCACGGTGCCGGACGAGCTGTGGAAGAGCAAGCCGCTACCGAACACCGTCGCCCCGTCCTTTTCGACCTGCAACCTCTCGCGTCGgtacgagctcgagctgAAGCTCGGCCTGGCCTGGGGCAAACCCAAGTCGAGCTTGCTAGGCAAAGGCAGCTACAGCCAAGGTCAAACCATTTTCCTCCCTCTTCATTTCTCCGAAATCACCGTCTTTTCTGGCatcacgccgccgcccgagctGGTCGAGGCCGCTAGGAATACCCAACCAGGACGGGCGACGCTGCAAATCCCCCCTCGCTTACCCCCTCGAGCTTCCTCGGCcccctcatcgtcgtcgtcgcaacAAAACCAGGGACGACCACCCCTGCCTCCGCATCCCGTCAACGACCCCCTATACCCCCCGCAGCTGCAACCGGGTCAGACGGTGCCGCCGTACGACGATGCGCCCCCGAGctacgacgaggccatggccgagaaCCTGTCCGGGCCCTTTGACGGCACCCAGCCGAGGCCAGCCTACAGCGGCATCACGAACGAGAACGCGCCTAGTCAAATGCCGGCGAAGAGCTGA